A portion of the Punica granatum isolate Tunisia-2019 chromosome 7, ASM765513v2, whole genome shotgun sequence genome contains these proteins:
- the LOC116213614 gene encoding S-protein homolog 3-like — translation MGSFPKHRVVLMVIAGLLVLMDHTCEAQHHEPEREPPLIRGSVHIKMQNALADKSATLTVHCSGLLEGEDDDLGSHDVAPGSTYEFRFETDSISVTSYNCSFQWPPKNSQNFNIFSQGRDGRDGDFYWLVSDSGPCLVDVGTGNEDCKIWS, via the coding sequence ATGGGTTCATTCCCGAAGCATCGCGTCGTCCTGATGGTGATTGCCGGCCTTTTGGTACTCATGGATCATACATGCGAGGCACAACATCATGAGCCAGAACGAgaaccaccacttatcagagGAAGCGTTCATATCAAAATGCAGAATGCTCTTGCCGATAAGTCAGCCACGCTCACGGTCCATTGCAGTGGACTCCTTGAAGGTGAAGACGACGACCTCGGATCCCATGATGTCGCGCCGGGCTCGACATACGAGTTCAGATTCGAGACCGATAGTATATCCGTGACATCGTACAACTGCAGCTTTCAGTGGCCGCCGAAAAATTCGCAAAACTTTAATATATTCTCTCAAGGTAGAGACGGCAGAGACGGTGACTTTTATTGGTTGGTCTCCGACTCAGGACCTTGTCTCGTCGACGTCGGAACCGGCAATGAGGACTGTAAAATTTGGTCTTAG